The genomic region ATTCTCTAATTTTGCGATATTTgacattgttatgtaaataatgttattactgGGAATAATAGCTATTTTTCaagattattgaaattattatttaaaaatattattactggaataattggtctaatttttttattattgacattattatgtaaaaatgtttttattaggaatattggtgcaatttttgtgattatttacattactttttaaaaatattattattgaaaatattgatctaattttttttattatttaaataatgttattattgggattaactattggtctaatttttgtgattgtttacattacgatgtaaaaattgttttattgaaaattttggtccaatatttttgattatttacattattatttaaataaatttactattgagattatatattggtctaatgttttttggttatttacgTATTATGTAAgggcataaattacacataaattgcacataaattacataaattgtataaatttagagaaaattagaaattttgaaaaaatatttttcgaaaatattttcgaaattttttgaaaaattatttcagaatttttttctgaaaattcatacagattttttttaaaataccaaaaatttacaaaaaaaaatttaaaataccaaaaatatacagaaaattagaaaattttgaaaacgtattttcagaaatttacagaaaaattttagaaatacaaaaaatttacagaaaaaatttaaaaaatataaaaaattacgaaaatttcaaaatatttacaatttttgtctCAGTCTGGTCCCTCAAgctattttttgttgaatacgTGGctgaattttaactttttagagggtaaaatagtccatttaagtttgattttaccacttagtcccttaaatttataacattgtcaaattccttcttttttcaaaggaaaaaaatcgtatctatattttttatgttgatatattaaaattatcttgtatgaataacaaaaaatttgcactcttgtgaacataataataatatattatttaacttaaaaaaaaaacagtctactctattttctctttttttattgcaataaaaaaaatccaaaattatgataaattttatgaatttaccTTTTGcgaaaagttatataaaaaattgaagtcagtaattttttatttcaaaaattaaagataaatcTAAAAGTTAAACCTTAACAATCTAtctttattactaattaagaGCACTATTTTGGTGTCTCATTTTTTTTGGTgggccaatttttttttaaattatatttcttattctcaactttgtttgaaaaattacgaataacttctcattgtttgaaaaattataaattctcccttaatatttgataaaatcatataaccCTTGGATGGaggtttaaaattatcaactttgcccttgatgtatttttatctttttttctaaaaaaattaaataatggaaaaaaaaaacatacatagtggatgaaatattatcaacttagtccataaaaattttttagaaaatttttaaaaataactaaaataataattcaaaattcacaagaatattttagtcagtttaccacaaaaatagaTGAATTGGACTAATTATTACACCAATGTTAGAATCAAAGGTTGtatggtaatttttcaaataaagagtttataattatgtcaaacctatttatatatattgttattattatgaactttttgtttatatcGATGTATTGTAActtaaagaacaaaatttatttgcattACTAATGtacaacatttaatatttcgaTTGactttcacaaaattaaaaaagttatgaaataaccagaacaaaaaaaaaaaaaagttacgaattgtgattttaattaatacgtACATTACATTACACGAAACACATGCTagttatagttataaataagtGACACCTATAATTGGTATTAATTggtataaatgaaaatatctggaatgtgtttgattttgtgataATCTTCTCCTTCACCATCCACCACTCCTACCCTCTTCACGAACTCTTCTGGCATAGATATAATTCTCAGTTCTTGGAGAGTattaatgaatttcaattCATTTGGAATCATCTTCAATTTATTGCATTCTGCAATAAGTAGACTAGAGAGGTTGAGCATTGCTCCTTTCTCCACTCTCCACCCCATTAAATTCAACAACCTATGTAAAACAAGTTCCCTGAGTTGAGGAAATCCAGTTGCCCGATAAACCATCTCTCTGCCCACATATGGATTGCTCCACAAGCCAAGAACTCTTAACATGGGAAGCTTCTCTAGTTTGGAGAGTATTAATGAATTCCAATTCATCTGGAATCATCTtcaatttactgcattctgcAATAAGTAGACTAGAGAGGTTGAGCATTGCTCCTTTCTCCACTCTCCACCCCATTAAATTCAACAACCTATGTAAAACAAGTTCCCTGAGTTGAGGAAATCCAGTTGCCCGATAAACCATCTCTCTGCCCACATATGGATTGCTCCACAAGCCAAGAACTCTTAACATGGGAAGCTTCTCTAGTATTTCCATTGGGTCTTCCTCAATCCTTGTACCCACAAGCTGCCATTCTATCACATTTTGATATAGTTGAATTTCATAAGCTGGTAATTTGCTCACTCGACAATGTGTGATTCTCAAGTAATGTAGTGAGTGACACATCACCATGCTCACTCGACAATGTGTGATTCTCAAGTAATGTAGTGAGTGACACATCACCAACCTCCTGAAAAGAGTTAAGCCATCTTCCCGATTCGTATTGACATCCATGTCCATCTTTGGCAATTTAAGAAGATGAGTGATATCATCAACCACATCACCAACCCAGATATCATCAACCATCTCCAATTTATTCAAcccttcaaatttcaatttttcgcCTCCAACCCTCTCATGATCATCTTTCATAAATAGATGCCTCAAGCGCTTCATTTTGTATATGCAATTAGGTAAtctcattgtatttttcacATTCAATGTCTGCAAACGAGGTAGCTTGCATATAGATGGTGGCAATTCTTTCACAATACTATTTTCAAGACTCAATAGCTTCAACAGCTTCCATTTTGCGATTCCTTTGGGCAATTTCCAATTCTCAAATTGATAACCTTTGAATACAAAAGATCTTATGTTCTTATTTTCCCCAATCCTTTGACTAAGATCGTTATCCACTCCCACCGCATGAATAGCAAATCTATTTGTTTTGCAAATGGAAGAGTCTCCTCCTCCCATCTCTCTAACCATAACCTCCAGAAATCCTTGTCTTTTCCCTTTTGACAAACATAGATCTCTAATCATATCATGAAGCCGGCATGACTTAAACCTATTATACAGCGGCAACTCGTCTATTTCCACTTGAACCATACACCTATTTGCTAGCTCAAATAAATACCGTTCTGCCACATCTCTCAAACTTTCTCCCCTTCCCTTGTCTTCTGAAGAAATCATTCCTTCAACCATCCAtagtaaatatagttttttttgtaTCTATTTCTTCATCCTCTTTAAAATATGccaaatacaaaaaacatGGTTTCAGGTTGTAATGGAGCATATTGTAACTCAAATCCAGTATTTGATTTACTCTTTTTTCAGTCTCCAAACCTCTCCCATGTTAAAGGTACGAATCAAGATTTCTACACATATTTTTCCATTCTATTGATGCCTTTTCATGAGGAAGAGTTCCCCCAATAACTGATGTAATGGTAAATAACcacatttttttactattttcctTCCATATTCTTCCAATAACTTTATTTCAGTTGTAGGTAGCTCTGCATACATAACGAATTAATGTTAGTTATTTACGTTtgttaattcaatatattaaatttgtgtaattaaaacaaatcaaaataagaGAATTTCGCCCCAtacttaaaacaaataaaaagagaattgttgttatatttgtattctcatgaaattgtcactaattattcatatttttaaagataattttttcacaCATATTGTCGTCatgaaaactataaaaaaatattagacatactaaaataatctttttcgcctaatatatactattaatgatatttttagcatcattactcttttttctttctgtcaCTAACTAGAGAAGAagattcaaaatcaataaaacaaaaacaaaaatatttacaaactaACCTTGTGAATAACTGTTTGGGAGTGCTATCTTTTGAATGAGCTCCCATCCTTCATCTTCACTCATgcatataatttactataacCTACACAATctaagaatatttttcaataattgcatcaaaataattaacttaataataCGAAAACAGACAAAGTTCAAgctagaaaattgaaaaatagaacCAGCAACCCTAGTGAAACTATAGATTCATTAAGGacatttctaaaaaaaatcttaataaatagcAACTATTATAcgccatataaaaaaatattatcttaatttttaaacaaatagttaatactaattatatttttcaaaacaatcgaaagtttataatatgtttataatttttataactatcttttacaaaattaataaaaaataagatagatGTTAACCGTCCACATAGACATAGGTGTATCTATAAAAGTAGGATACGTTCcctattacaaaagaaaataaaaaataaaacataaattaaatcactTAATTTTGATTGGTTCAAAATTCCATGTAAAGTTCATAAAGTAAATACATcaaattgataagaaatatGTGTGCAGTATATTTGAGAAGACAAtgaaaatagttaataatgaataagaaaattgatattgaaaCTCCAATGATTAGTAGTGGGTAGATgataaacaattatatatatataaaaaaaaaaaaactcaataaaCTCATGAAGCCAGGCAAGTGGATTTCTCCtccaacaaaatcaaactaGCAAATGAATAATAGAACCATATGTTTACATGACAACTTAATGAGTTCTATTGTTAattaacttttgaattttcattgaatatatttacagtaattattaaaatttcaaattcattaaacttaatgaataaaatcttttcattaataaagtgcttattaaattttaaaataatatgtattcatttatgaagtattttatatttttgcttaattaaacttcaaattttgtcAAGATTATAAGTATCACGTGCAACGCACGTGATTCCTACTAGTAGTGACAAAAGTGAGATCtataaatcaaaagaaaaaccaaagaCACAAATGTAACAGATTCAAAATCCATGTATGATTCAAACAGAGATAACAAGAAGCAATTGACAATCAATGGAGGCCAAAGCAcatgaacaaaatattaaaggaTGATGAGGAATGTAACTACTACTGTCTCACCATTGTTAGTCGTAATAATAAATGTCAATGAAGGGtatgtgtttgattttgtgataATCTTCTCCTTCTTCACCATCCACCACTCCTACCCTCTTCACGAACTCTtctgacataattataataagtgTTTTTAGAGTATTAATGAATTCCAATCCATCAGGAATCATCTTCAATTTACTGCATTTTGCAATAACTAGATTAGAGAGATTGGGCATTGCTCCTTTCTCCACTCTCCACTATACTAAATTCCTCAAATCATTCAAGGAAATCCAGTTGCCTCACAAACCAGGAAATCTGAGTTGAGGAAATCCAGTTGCCTCACAAACCATCTCTCTGCCCATATATGGATTGCGCCTTAAGCCAAGAACTCTTAACATGGGAAGCTTCTCTAGTATTTTTATTGCGTCTTCCTCAATCCTTGTATCCACAAGCTGCAATTCTATCACATTTTGATATAGTTGAACTTCATAAGTTGGTAATTTGCTCACTCGACAATATGCAATACTCAAGTAATGTAGTGAGTGACACATCACTAACCTTTTGAGAAGAGTTGAGCCATCTTCCGAATCCATATTAACACCCATGTCAATATTAAGCTGTACGTCGCGAAATTGTTCTTGATGATTTAAGATGTGATCAACAATCATTGACAAActttcttcataaaaaattcttccTTCAAATACTCGGAGCTTCGGCAATTTAAGAAGATGAGTGATGTCATCAACCAAACTGTTGAACCCAGTTATCATCTCCACCTCATTCAACCCttccaatttcaatttttcaccTCCAACGCTCTCATGAAGAAATCCCAAAAATAGATACCTCAAGTGCCTCAttttgtatatgt from Sesamum indicum cultivar Zhongzhi No. 13 linkage group LG3, S_indicum_v1.0, whole genome shotgun sequence harbors:
- the LOC105157504 gene encoding putative disease resistance protein At1g59780, which translates into the protein MVEGMISSEDKGRGESLRDVAERYLFELANRCMVQVEIDELPLYNRFKSCRLHDMIRDLCLSKGKRQGFLEVMVREMGGGDSSICKTNRFAIHAVGVDNDLSQRIGENKNIRSFVFKGYQFENWKLPKGIAKWKLLKLLSLENSIVKELPPSICKLPRLQTLNVKNTMRLPNCIYKMKRLRHLFMKDDHERVGGEKLKFEGLNKLEMVDDIWVGDVVDDITHLLKLPKMDMDVNTNREDGLTLFRRLVMCHSLHYLRITHCRVSMVMCHSLHYLRITHCRVSKLPAYEIQLYQNVIEWQLVGTRIEEDPMEILEKLPMLRVLGLWSNPYVGREMVYRATGFPQLRELVLHRLLNLMGWRVEKGAMLNLSSLLIAECSKLKMIPDELEFINTLQTREASHVKSSWLVEQSICGQRDGLSGNWISSTQGTCFT